The proteins below are encoded in one region of Clostridium pasteurianum DSM 525 = ATCC 6013:
- a CDS encoding aspartate kinase: MPVIVQKYSGSSLSTIDKMKKVAEAVVNKKEEGNKVVVVVSAMNNTTDRLINLAKKISDEPDKRELDVLLSTGEMASASLLAMTIKEMGCDAVSYTAYQIGMRTVGDYGNSLIADLDDRAINRSLRKDKVVIIAGFQGINWLGDITTLGRGGSDTTAVAIAVKLNAICEIYTYADGIYDIDPREYKYARKLEEIDYEEVIELTSLGAQLLHLRAIELAQKYKIPIHVRLSFSDVKGTVIKEVNTMNMESKPITGIATSDEDVAVTIKDIYSDINIISNLFEALASKKINVDMISQTAPIDGRVNVSFTIPKENIETCLNIIDDFAERENVYVDKDIDKFSVVGIGMKSTSGVAARMFKLFSDNGIEVKMITTSQIRITCAIKQSDKQKAVDLVIKNFRHQ; the protein is encoded by the coding sequence ATGCCGGTAATTGTACAGAAATATAGTGGCAGTTCTTTATCCACTATAGATAAGATGAAGAAGGTGGCAGAAGCTGTTGTTAATAAGAAAGAAGAGGGAAATAAAGTTGTAGTGGTAGTTTCGGCAATGAATAATACCACAGATAGACTTATAAATCTGGCGAAGAAAATTTCGGATGAGCCAGATAAAAGAGAATTGGACGTATTATTATCTACAGGAGAAATGGCTTCGGCTTCACTGCTGGCTATGACTATAAAGGAAATGGGATGCGATGCCGTAAGTTATACTGCCTATCAGATTGGAATGAGAACTGTAGGGGATTATGGTAATTCTCTCATTGCGGATTTAGATGATAGGGCAATAAATAGGAGTCTCAGAAAGGACAAAGTTGTAATAATAGCTGGATTTCAAGGAATTAATTGGCTTGGAGATATAACAACTCTTGGAAGAGGGGGATCGGACACTACTGCAGTGGCTATAGCCGTAAAATTAAATGCAATTTGTGAAATATACACTTATGCAGATGGTATATATGATATAGATCCTAGAGAGTATAAATATGCTAGAAAGTTAGAAGAAATTGATTATGAGGAAGTGATTGAGCTTACCAGCCTTGGGGCTCAGCTTCTGCATTTAAGAGCCATAGAACTTGCACAAAAATATAAAATTCCCATACATGTAAGACTGAGCTTTAGTGATGTAAAAGGAACAGTTATTAAGGAGGTAAATACTATGAATATGGAGAGTAAACCTATAACAGGCATTGCCACCAGTGATGAAGATGTGGCGGTTACTATTAAAGACATATATAGTGACATAAATATCATATCAAATCTTTTTGAAGCTTTAGCCAGTAAAAAAATTAATGTAGACATGATAAGTCAGACAGCACCTATAGATGGAAGGGTTAATGTATCTTTTACCATTCCAAAGGAAAATATAGAAACGTGTCTTAATATAATTGATGATTTTGCTGAAAGGGAAAATGTATATGTAGATAAAGATATAGATAAGTTTTCAGTGGTAGGCATAGGAATGAAATCTACCTCTGGAGTTGCAGCTAGAATGTTTAAATTATTTAGTGACAATGGTATAGAAGTAAAAATGATAACTACTTCTCAGATAAGGATAACTTGTGCTATTAAACAAAGCGACAAACAGAAAGCAGTGGATTTAGTTATAAAGAATTTTAGGCATCAATAG
- the lysA gene encoding diaminopimelate decarboxylase: MKLFGTMEAKENELYIGGISTTNLCKEFGTPLYVIDEELVRKNCRDYCENFNVKEGKNKVAYAGKAFLPTAMCQIIDEEGLNLDVVSGGELYTAHKAGFPMEKVLFHGNNKTIDEIKMGINFNVGRFVVDNFYELEKINEIAKEDDKIQKILLRITPGIEAHTHDYIKTGQVDSKFGFTLLNSETINAVKKAISLPNIKLMGLHCHIGSQIFEIKPYEEEVDIMLDIIKTIKDELNYEIEELDLGGGFGIYYTEADKPREAEEFCSAILKRAESKAKEIDITLPTLIIEPGRSIIGNAGTTLYTVGSIKDIPEIRKYISVDGGMTDNIRPSLYQAEYECAIANKLNNGTNEKVTVAGKCCESGDILLTDVDIAKVESGDILIVTNTGAYGYSMANNYNKIPKAAVVLVKDGHARLICRRESYEDVLRNELLLL, translated from the coding sequence ATGAAGCTGTTTGGTACTATGGAAGCAAAGGAAAATGAATTATATATAGGAGGAATTAGCACTACAAATTTATGTAAGGAATTTGGAACTCCTCTTTATGTTATAGATGAAGAGTTAGTTAGAAAAAATTGTAGAGATTATTGTGAAAATTTTAATGTTAAAGAGGGAAAAAATAAAGTTGCCTATGCAGGAAAAGCTTTCTTGCCAACTGCAATGTGCCAGATAATAGATGAAGAAGGGCTTAACCTAGATGTAGTATCTGGAGGAGAACTTTATACTGCCCATAAAGCTGGTTTCCCTATGGAAAAAGTATTGTTCCATGGTAACAATAAGACTATAGATGAGATTAAAATGGGTATAAATTTTAATGTTGGAAGATTCGTTGTGGACAATTTTTATGAACTGGAAAAAATAAATGAAATAGCTAAAGAAGATGACAAAATTCAGAAAATACTACTTCGAATAACTCCAGGAATTGAAGCACATACTCATGATTATATAAAAACAGGACAGGTAGATTCAAAATTTGGATTTACTCTGTTAAACAGCGAAACAATAAATGCAGTTAAAAAAGCCATATCTCTTCCAAATATAAAATTGATGGGACTTCATTGTCACATAGGATCTCAGATATTTGAGATAAAGCCTTACGAAGAAGAAGTAGATATAATGCTTGATATAATAAAAACTATTAAAGACGAACTTAATTATGAAATAGAAGAGCTGGATCTTGGAGGAGGCTTTGGTATATACTACACAGAAGCAGATAAACCAAGAGAAGCTGAGGAGTTCTGTAGTGCTATATTAAAGAGGGCAGAAAGTAAAGCAAAAGAAATAGATATAACTTTACCAACATTAATAATAGAACCAGGCAGATCTATTATAGGGAATGCTGGGACTACTTTATACACCGTAGGTTCCATTAAAGATATTCCCGAAATCAGAAAATATATTTCTGTAGATGGTGGAATGACAGATAATATAAGACCTTCACTGTATCAGGCAGAATATGAATGTGCTATAGCAAATAAATTAAATAATGGAACCAATGAAAAGGTAACAGTTGCAGGAAAATGTTGTGAATCTGGAGATATACTTTTAACGGACGTGGATATAGCTAAGGTTGAAAGTGGAGATATATTGATTGTTACTAATACTGGAGCTTATGGTTATTCTATGGCTAATAATTATAATAAAATACCAAAGGCAGCTGTAGTGCTGGTGAAGGATGGCCATGCAAGACTTATTTGCAGAAGAGAGTCTTATGAGGATGTATTAAGAAATGAGCTTCTATTGCTATAA
- a CDS encoding SDR family NAD(P)-dependent oxidoreductase, whose protein sequence is MKTSDTVLITGASSGIGFELAKVFASHTYNIVLVSRSVEKMKKLAKELTNKYKIKVHVIAQDLSKTGAAQELFHEVIDRNLQVDILVNNAGIGAVGLFHHMKMEKDIEMLQLNIVTLTEITKLFSKKMIERGYGKILNVASTGSFAPGPFIAVYYATKAYVLSFSEAIYRELKPYNITVSTLCPGATRTNFAKSAGRKNSSIAMMPDKVARIAYKGLKNNKKLIIPGLANKILVMLPRNFISNMVFKYQKKLAKLSK, encoded by the coding sequence ATGAAAACCTCAGACACAGTGTTAATAACGGGAGCTTCCAGTGGTATAGGCTTTGAGCTGGCTAAGGTATTTGCCTCCCATACATACAATATTGTACTAGTTTCAAGAAGTGTTGAAAAAATGAAAAAATTGGCAAAAGAATTAACGAATAAATACAAAATAAAAGTGCATGTAATAGCACAGGATTTATCAAAGACAGGTGCTGCACAGGAGTTGTTTCATGAGGTGATTGATAGAAATTTACAAGTGGATATTCTTGTAAATAATGCGGGAATAGGTGCCGTAGGGTTGTTTCATCATATGAAAATGGAAAAAGATATAGAAATGTTGCAGCTTAATATAGTCACTTTAACTGAAATTACAAAGCTTTTTTCTAAAAAAATGATAGAGAGAGGTTATGGTAAGATTTTAAATGTGGCATCTACTGGTTCCTTTGCTCCAGGTCCTTTTATAGCAGTTTATTATGCTACGAAAGCTTATGTATTATCATTTTCTGAGGCTATTTATAGGGAATTAAAACCTTATAATATAACAGTATCAACTCTATGTCCAGGAGCTACTAGAACAAATTTTGCAAAAAGTGCAGGAAGAAAAAATTCATCCATAGCTATGATGCCGGATAAAGTGGCAAGAATAGCTTATAAGGGATTAAAGAATAATAAGAAATTAATTATTCCTGGACTTGCAAATAAAATTCTAGTAATGCTTCCAAGAAATTTCATAAGCAATATGGTTTTTAAATATCAAAAGAAGTTAGCAAAGTTAAGCAAATAA